From the Bacteroidia bacterium genome, one window contains:
- a CDS encoding O-antigen ligase family protein: MRQTFHSRTHLVLLLLIAVTLPFSRNINSYCIVLLALNWVAEGQFREKWQRLRNNRLALLFLAFFLLHVAGVLYSEYWQDALKLVERKLALLVFPVVLGSIAPIGKKNIQKLFLAFAATIAGGALFSLLVHAWQWLSTGAEPEIFYHALVQPIGISAIYYSCYVCFSIFALAFYIKENWQVLSFNIKFISGFLILFLTGFLILLSSKIFLFIFIILGNLFLLFFIFNKQRIKKAAIAGGAFTILVAVVIASVDAIQERFRSVWPSNLEVLQQEQFRYDTPFTGLTLRLVLWQMAWQVQQEQQAWIQGVGIGDARPLLNEQYRERNLYLGNPDLNDTGYLNYNVHNQYVQVLLELGVVGLLLWLAYLFLPLLVAGYGANRLWIFFTIMMATFALTEVYLATQRGVVFFAMFQSLFVFLMKKDETGANGKFVL, from the coding sequence ATGCGACAAACTTTTCATTCCCGCACTCATCTGGTTCTGCTGCTGCTGATAGCCGTAACGCTGCCGTTTTCCAGGAATATTAACAGCTACTGCATCGTGCTCTTGGCGCTGAATTGGGTGGCGGAGGGGCAGTTTCGGGAGAAGTGGCAGCGGTTGCGCAATAACCGGCTGGCGCTCCTGTTCCTGGCTTTCTTTCTTTTGCACGTAGCGGGAGTGCTTTATTCTGAATATTGGCAGGATGCGCTGAAACTTGTGGAGCGCAAACTGGCACTGCTGGTTTTCCCGGTAGTGCTGGGAAGTATTGCGCCCATTGGCAAGAAAAATATTCAGAAGCTTTTCCTCGCATTTGCAGCAACCATTGCAGGCGGAGCGCTTTTCTCGTTGCTGGTCCATGCCTGGCAATGGCTCAGCACAGGAGCAGAGCCTGAAATTTTTTATCATGCGCTGGTACAGCCTATTGGCATCAGCGCTATTTATTATTCCTGTTATGTTTGCTTCAGCATTTTTGCCCTGGCATTTTATATTAAGGAAAACTGGCAGGTTTTATCTTTTAATATTAAATTCATTTCAGGATTTTTAATTTTATTTTTAACAGGATTTTTAATATTGCTTTCTTCCAAAATATTCTTGTTTATTTTTATAATATTGGGAAATTTATTTTTGTTATTTTTTATTTTTAATAAACAAAGAATAAAAAAAGCAGCAATAGCCGGTGGTGCATTTACCATTCTGGTGGCCGTGGTAATTGCCTCGGTTGACGCAATCCAGGAGCGGTTTCGCAGTGTCTGGCCTTCCAACCTTGAAGTGCTGCAGCAGGAACAATTCCGGTACGATACGCCATTTACGGGGTTAACCCTGCGCCTGGTGCTATGGCAAATGGCCTGGCAGGTACAGCAGGAGCAACAGGCATGGATTCAGGGTGTAGGCATTGGCGATGCCCGCCCCCTCCTCAACGAGCAATACCGTGAGCGCAATCTCTACCTTGGAAATCCTGATCTCAATGATACCGGTTATTTGAATTATAACGTGCATAATCAATATGTGCAGGTTTTGCTGGAACTTGGGGTTGTGGGGCTGTTGCTGTGGCTGGCGTATCTTTTTCTTCCGCTTTTGGTTGCGGGGTATGGCGCAAACAGGCTTTGGATTTTCTTCACCATTATGATGGCAACATTTGCGCTTACCGAGGTTTACCTTGCCACTCAAAGAGGAGTCGTGTTTTTTGCTATGTTTCAGAGCCTGTTTGTTTTTCTTATGAAAAAGGACGAAACGGGGGCAAATGGTAAATTTGTGCTTTGA
- a CDS encoding glycosyltransferase produces MSSNKRIILVTPGFPAHEQDSVCIPPLQAFVMALVNQYPQAEVIVIALHYPKRRKVYRWNNVMVYPLNGVRYFQYLKTLVLMWNLPRLLTHLHREKPIDIIHSFWLNESTFLAQRFSLKYGLPHFATIMGQDAWPANRYRKLIRFNKLHIIALSNNAADVFTKSTNQKVHSIIPWGLSGSEVTVEMNNRTIDVLGVASLIPLKNNSLFIGLMEKLISENLLANAVIAGKGPEMEPLQQLLQKLRLEKQIKLAGEIPQEEVLQLMRRSKVFLHTSSYEGQGYVFLEALAAGLPVVCFSVGFLPDSQKVHVCNDENEMLETLRKLLIQPQDYEPVSVPTIQETVNAHWKIYF; encoded by the coding sequence ATGAGCTCCAATAAAAGAATAATCCTGGTAACACCCGGCTTTCCGGCTCATGAGCAGGACAGTGTGTGCATTCCTCCCTTGCAGGCTTTTGTCATGGCGCTGGTAAATCAATATCCACAGGCGGAGGTGATCGTGATTGCTTTACATTATCCTAAGCGGAGGAAAGTTTATCGCTGGAATAATGTAATGGTGTATCCCCTGAATGGCGTGCGTTATTTTCAATATCTAAAAACCCTGGTTCTGATGTGGAACCTTCCACGGCTGCTCACCCACCTGCATCGCGAAAAACCCATTGATATTATTCATTCATTCTGGTTAAATGAATCCACATTTCTTGCTCAGCGTTTTTCACTGAAGTACGGTTTGCCTCATTTTGCCACTATTATGGGGCAGGACGCGTGGCCCGCAAACCGGTACCGGAAGTTGATACGTTTTAACAAATTACATATTATCGCGCTTTCCAATAATGCAGCAGATGTATTTACAAAAAGTACGAACCAAAAAGTACACAGCATTATTCCGTGGGGCCTGAGTGGCAGTGAAGTGACGGTAGAAATGAATAATAGAACGATTGACGTCCTGGGGGTTGCCTCCTTAATTCCATTAAAAAATAACTCATTATTTATTGGTTTAATGGAAAAATTAATATCTGAAAATTTATTGGCAAATGCGGTTATTGCCGGCAAAGGTCCGGAAATGGAGCCCTTGCAACAGTTATTGCAAAAGTTACGATTGGAGAAGCAGATTAAGTTGGCGGGAGAAATTCCACAGGAAGAAGTCCTGCAATTAATGAGGCGCAGCAAAGTGTTTCTTCATACCTCTTCTTATGAAGGGCAAGGATATGTATTTTTAGAAGCTTTGGCAGCCGGGCTTCCTGTGGTATGTTTCAGCGTGGGATTTCTGCCTGACAGCCAAAAGGTACATGTATGCAACGATGAAAATGAAATGCTGGAAACCTTGCGTAAACTGCTTATCCAACCGCAGGATTACGAACCCGTTTCTGTTCCAACAATTCAAGAAACTGTAAATGCGCATTGGAAGATTTACTTTTAG
- a CDS encoding sugar transferase yields the protein MSFSDTKQKWVEARAQPPTPEKRTNRMEMETVPLDSTGMAAAKRILDVVFSLIMILGVMSWLLPLLALLIKLDSPGPVFYVQKRTGLNGQSFNCFKLRSMFAGNIHEEKQVTKNDKRVTRVGHWLRISNFDEYPQFFNVLLGQMSIVGPRPHMVEHTAKYSQLIPNYMQRHRVKPGITGLSQIKGFRGETINPILMQSRINEDIYYIQNWSFLLDLKIILLTMLHMLKTGQSGY from the coding sequence ATGTCCTTTTCAGATACGAAGCAGAAGTGGGTTGAGGCCCGCGCACAACCACCCACTCCGGAGAAACGGACCAACCGGATGGAAATGGAAACTGTACCTCTGGATTCGACCGGTATGGCAGCCGCAAAACGTATTCTTGACGTGGTTTTTTCGCTGATCATGATCCTGGGAGTGATGTCGTGGTTGCTGCCCTTGCTGGCGCTTCTTATTAAGCTGGATTCCCCCGGCCCGGTCTTTTATGTGCAGAAACGGACGGGACTGAACGGCCAAAGTTTCAACTGTTTTAAGCTTCGAAGCATGTTTGCCGGCAACATCCATGAGGAGAAGCAGGTAACCAAAAATGACAAACGGGTAACGCGTGTAGGCCATTGGTTGCGTATTTCCAATTTCGATGAATACCCGCAGTTTTTTAATGTGCTGCTGGGCCAAATGTCAATTGTAGGGCCGCGGCCGCACATGGTGGAGCATACCGCTAAATATTCGCAGCTTATACCCAACTATATGCAGCGCCACCGCGTGAAGCCCGGCATTACAGGTCTTTCACAGATCAAGGGCTTCCGGGGCGAAACCATTAATCCCATTCTCATGCAAAGCCGGATCAATGAGGATATTTATTACATCCAGAACTGGTCATTTCTCCTCGATCTGAAGATCATATTGCTCACCATGCTGCACATGCTCAAAACCGGGCAAAGTGGATACTGA